In the genome of Bradyrhizobium sp. CB3481, the window TGCGCCGGTGGCGCAGCCGGTCGCCGCGGCTCCCGCCCAGCCGGCCGCGCCGGTTGCAGCACCCGCGACCAAGGTCGCCGCGGTCGGCGGCCCGGCGCAGAGCGCGCGGCTCGCCTCTGCCACGACCAATATCGTGGAAGACAAGCCTGCCGCCGCGGAAGCTGCGCCGGTCAAGCCCAGCGAAGCCACCGGCGCGCTGCCGACCTTCCGCTGGCCGGTGCGCGGCAAGGTGATCACCAGCTATGGCGCCAAGACCAACGGCAAGTCGAATGACGGCATCAACCTGGCGGTGCCGGAAGGCACGCCGGTGAAGGCGGCCGAGGATGGCGTCGTCGCCTATTCCGGCAACGAGCTCAAGGGTTACGGCAATCTGGTTCTGGTGCGGCACTCCAACGGTTACGTCACCGCATATGCCCATGCGAGTGAGCTGATGGTGAAGCGCGGCGATACGATCAAGCGCGGCCAGATCATTGCCAAGTCGGGTCAATCGGGTGAGGTGGGGTCGCCGCAGCTCCACTTCGAAATCCGCAAGGGTTCGTCGCCGGTTGACCCGCTGCAATTCCTGAATGGGGCGTGAGTTGCCACCACACCCGTAGCTGTCGTCGCCCGGCTTGACCGGGCGATCCAGTATCCAGAGCAGTTGCGATTGAGCCGCAAAGCCGCGGCGTACTGGATCCCCCGCCTTCGCGGGGGATGACAGCGGATCGCTTGGCGTTCAGCGCACCCACGTCACGTGGTTACTTCCCCGAAAGCCGCACACCTAACCGTCCGGCCAGCTCCTGCGTGAACTGCCAGGCGACACGGCCCGAGCGGGAGCCGCGGGTGGTCGACCATTCCAGCGCCTCGCGCTCCAGCTCCTCGTCGCTGATCCCGATGCCGAAATGGCCGCAATAGCCGCGGACCATCGCGAGATATTCGTCCTGGCTGCAGCGGTGGAAGCCGAGCCAGAGGCCGAACCGGTCGGACAGCGACACCTTCTCCTCGACGGCCTCGCCCGGGTTGATCGCGGTCGAGCGTTCGTTCTCGATCATCTCGCGTGCCAGGAGGTGCCGGCGGTTCGAGGTAGCGTAGAGGATGACGTTATCGGGACGGCCCTCGATGCCGCCTTCCAGCACCGCCTTCAGTGACTTGTAGGAGGCGTCGTTGCCGTCAAAGGAGAGGTCGTCGCAGAACACGATGAAGCGGAAATCGGAACTGCGCAGCAGATCCATCAGGCCGGGCAGGCTCTCGATGTCCTCGCGGTGAATCTCGATCAGCTTGAGGCGGTCGGCCGGCTCGCGGTCGACATTGATGCTGGCGTGCGTCGCCTTCACCAGCGAGGACTTGCCCATGCCGCGCGCGCCCCACAACAGCGCGTTGTTGGCGGGCAGGCCGTCGGCAAAGCGCTCGGTGTTCTCGATCAGGATGTCGCGCATCCGGTCGATGCCCTTGAGCAGGCCGAGCTCGACGCGGCTGACGCGCGGCACCGGCGACAGGCGACCATCCGGGTGCCAGACGAAGGCGTCGGCGGCCCCGAACGGCTCGGGACTGATGGTCCCAGGGGCGGCGGCGGAGAGGTGACCGGCGATGGCTTCCAGGGCGGTCGCGATCCGCTCGGCAGCGGCGCCGTCGAGCGTGTTTGCCGGACGTTTTGTCGCGGTTTTCGCGGGCGCTCGGGAGGCGGCCTTGGGGGTGACGCGGGGCGTTGTTTTCTTGGCTTTTTTGGACATTTCCGGAGTTCCTGACGGCGCAGCCTTAACGGGCCTTGGAAGCTCCCGCAAGCGGCCTAAATCAGGGGGTGGCGAGCGTTGCAATTGGGCCCGCCGCCGCTATAGTCCGCGCGAATTTGCCCGGACCGGCGACATGCCCAGGCCGCTGCGCCCAGGCATGGCCGGTTCTTTTCCGTCTTAGCGAGGATTGTTCGAATGCTGATTACCCCTGCATACGCCCAGGCTGCAGCCGGAGGCGATGCCAACAGCATGTTGATGTCGCTGCTGCCGTTCGCACTGATCTTCGTGATCATGTACTTCCTGATTCTGCGGCCGCAGCAGAAGAAGGTCAAGGATCACCAGGAACTGGTCAAAAACATCCGCCGCGGCGACACGGTGGTGACCTCGGGCGGCCTGGTCGGCAAGGTGACCAAGGTGGTCGACGATGACCAGATCGAGTTCGAAATCTCGGATGGCGTCCGCGTCCGCCAGATGCGGCAGATGATTTCGGGCGTCCGCGCCAAAGGCGAGCCGGCCAAGGAAAAGAGTGAGGCCAAGGACGAGTCGTCCGCGAGCTGAGTTTTGCGCGCCGCTGACTGCGGCGCATTTTCCTGGAAGTGACGGGTCTACTCGATGCTGTATTTCTCGCGGTGGAAGGCGCTGGCGATCATTCTGACCGCGCTGATCGTCTGCCTGTTCGCGGTGCCGAACTTCTTCTCCCAGGAGCGGGTGAAGACCTGGCCCGTCTGGGCCCAGCGTCACATCGTGCTCGGTCTCGACTTGCAGGGCGGCTCGTATTTGCTGCTCGAAGTCGACGCCAACTATGTGAAGAAGGAAAAGCTCGAGCAGGTGCGCGACGAGGTGCGGCGCGTGCTGCGCGTCGACGCCAAGGTAGCCTACACCGGGCTTGCGGTCCGTAACGACGCGGTCGAAGTCCGCATCAGCCGAGAGGCCGATGTGGCGACCGCGTTGCCCAAGCTGCGAGACCTCGCGCAACCGATCGGCGGACTTCTGGGCGGCAGCGGGCAGCGCGATCTCGAGGTGAGCGATGCCGGCGGCGGGCTGATCCGCATCACGATCCCGCAGCCTGCGGTGCTCGACCGCATGCGCAAGACCATCGAGCAATCGATCCAGATCGTCGAGAAACGCGTCAACGAACTCGGCACCGTCGAGCCGATCATCCAGCGCCAGGGCACCGACCGCATTCTGGTGCAGGTGCCGGGCCTGCAGGATCCGACCCATCTCAAGGAACTGCTCGGCAAGACCGCGAAGATGGAATTCCGGATGGTCGACACCTCGGTGCCGCCGGACCAGGCCCAGGCGGGCCGGGTGCCGGCCGAATCCGAAGTGCTGATGAGTTCGACCTCGCCGAAGGTCCCCTATGTCATCAAGCGGCAAGTTCTGGTGTCGGGCGGCGACCTGATCGACGCCCAGCCGGGTTTCGACCAGCGCACCAATGAGCCGATCGTCAGCTTCAAGTTCAACAGTTCGGGCTCGCGCAAGTTTGCCCAGGCAACGTCGGAAAACGTCGGCCTGCCCTTTGCGATCGTGCTCGACAATGAAGTGATTTCTGCGCCCGTGATCCGCGAGCCGATCACCGGCGGCTCGGGGCAAATCTCCGGCAACTTTACCGTTCAGGCCGCCAACGATCTCGCGATCCTGCTGCGCGCCGGTGCGCTGCCGGCGCCGTTGACCGTGGTTGAAGAACGCACCGTTGGTCCGGGCCTCGGCCAGGATTCGATCGAGAAGGGCGAGCTTGCGGCTTATGTCGGCTCGATCATGGTCATCGTGTTCATGCTGGTGACCTATCGCCTGTTCGGCGTGTTTGCCAATGTCGCGGTCGCCATCAACGTCGCGATGATCTTCGGCCTGCTGTCGCTGCTCAATGCCACGCTGACGCTGCCCGGCATCGCCGGCATCGTGCTGACGGTCGGTATTGCCGTGGACTCCAACGTGCTGATCTATGAGCGCATCCGTGAAGAGCTGCGCCATGGCCGTAATGCGATTTCGGCGATCGACGCCGGATTCAGGCGCGCGCTGGCGACCATCCTGGACTCCAACATCACCACGTTCATTGCCGCCGCCGTGCTGTTCTACATCGGCACCGGGCCGGTTCGCGGCTTCGCGGTCACGCTCGGCATCGGCATCATCACCACAGTGTTCACCGCGTTTACGCTGACCAGCCTGATCGTCGCCGGCTGGGTACGATGGAAGCGGCCGAAGACCGTGCCAATTTGAGAATGCGGAGCCGGCTTTGACACAATACGTTCTCATCGGGCTGGGCGTTCTGATCGCCGTGCTCACCGTGGTGGCGATCTTCGACGTGCTGCCGCCGCTGCGCATCGTACCTGACGACACGCATTTCGATTTCACGCGCTTTCGCCGCATCAGCTTTCCGATCTCGGCTGCGCTGTCGATCCTCGCGATCGTGCTGTTCTTCACCCACGGGCTGAATTTCGGCATCGACTTCAGGGGCGGCACGCTGCTGGAAGTGCAGTCGAAGTCCGGACCAGCCGACATTGCCGCGATGCGGGCCAAGCTCAGCACGCTCGGCCTCGGCGAGGTTCAGCTTCAGCAGTTCGGTGATGCGACCAACGTCCTGATCCGCGTTGCCGAACAGCCCGGCGGCGACAAGGCACAGCAGGAAGCGGTGACCAAGGTCCGCGGCGCGCTCGGCGACAGCGTCGACTACCGCCGCGTCGAAGTGGTGGGGCCGCGCGTTTCCGGCGAATTGTTGGCCTTTGGCATGCTCGGCCTGATGCTGGCGATCATCGCGATCCTGATCTATCTCTGGTTCCGGTTCGAGTGGCAGTTCGCGCTCGGCGCCATGATCGCCAACGTCCACGACATCGTGCTGACGATCGGCTTCATGTCGATCTCGCAGGTCGATTTCGACCTCACCAGCATCGCGGCGCTGCTCACGATTCTCGGCTACTCGCTGAACGACACCGTCGTGATCTATGACCGCATTCGGGAAATGCTGCGGCGCTACAAGAAGATGCCGATGCCGCAGCTTCTCAACGAATCCATCAATTCGACGCTTTCGCGCTCAATCATCACCCACGTCACGGTGACGCTGGCGTTGCTCGCGCTGCTCTTGTTCGGCGGCCATGCGATCCACAGCTTCACGGCGGTGATGATGTTCGGCGTGGTGCTGGTCGGTACCTACACCTCGATCTTCATCGCCGCGCCGATCCTGATCTATCTTGGCGTTGGCGAGCACCGCGACGCGCCGGATACGCCTGCGAAGAAGTAATTCATCATGGCCAGTTCCTCGGACGCTCCACATCTTCCGAGGTCGGCGCCGATCGAAGCCTACGGCAAGGGCGGCTTCGCCTTCGCCGACATGTCGCATCGCGGCTCGCTGATGTGCCTGCCCGACGGCATCTGGGCCTGGCCGGTGACGAGGCCCGCCGAGATCGACGAATATTCCTTAGGCCAGGTGTTCAAGGCCGCCAACGCCATCGATACGCTGATCGTCGGCACCGGCACCGAGATCTGGGTGCCGCCACGCGGACTGCGCGAAGCGCTGCGTGCCGTGCGCGTGGTGCTCGATGCGATGCAGACCGGGCCAGCGATCCGCACCTATAACATCATGCTGGGCGAGCGGCGGCGCGTTGCAGCGGCATTGATCGCGGTACCATGACCGAGAGCGCGACGTCGAAAGCGTCTGCCGCGTTCTGCGCCGATCTGGTGCGCACGCATGACTTTACCCGCTATGCGTCGACGCTGTTTCTGCCGGCGGCCCAGCGCCGCGCACTGCTGTCGGTCTACGCCTTCAACGTCGAGATCTCGCGGGTGCGCGAGCAGGTCAGCCAACCGCTGCCCGGCGAAATGCGGCTGCAGTGGTGGACCGACATGCTTGATGGCGCCGGCCATGGCGGCGTCGAGGGCAATCCGGTCGCTGCTGAACTGTTGCAGACGATCGGCGAATTCCGCCTGCCGGTGGCGCCGTTGTCGCGGCTGATCGAGGAGCATCAGTTCGACCTCTACAACGACCCGATGCCGTCGATGGCGGCGCTGGAGGGTTACCTCACGGACACATCCGCGGCGCTGTTCTCGCTCGGCGCGCGGATCGCGGCGCCGCCCTCGCCGGCGATCGACCATCTCTCCCGCCATGCCGGTCTCGCCCAGGGTATTGCGCAGGTGGTCGGAGCGCTGCCGCTGGACGCCGCGCGGCGTCAGCTATTCCTGCCGCTGCAATTGCTGCAACAGCACGGCAGCGGGGTCGAGCAGGTCTATTCGGGCAAGCAGACGCCCAACATCCGCGCCGCGATCGACCAGCTGGTCGCAGAGGCACGAAACCATCTTCGCACGGCGTTCGAGCTGCTCGCGCATGTGCCGCCGGAAGTGCGGCCGGTATTCCTGCCGCTGGCGTTGGTCTACCGCGACCTCAAGCGCATGTCGCGCGCCGACGCCGATCCGTTCGTGCCGCACGCAACGTCACGGCTACGGGTCCTGTGGACGCTGTGGCGCGCGTCGCGGACGAAGGAGTTCGGCGGGTAGGTAGCCGCCCAATCAGTCGTCATACCCCGCGAAGGCGGGGTATCCAGTACGCCGCGGCCTTGCCATCTACACGAACGTCTCTGGAATACTGGGTCACCCGCCTGCGCGGGTGACGACATGTTGGAATCAGGCGCTACCGCGAATTCAACTCGCTGCTCTCGAAATTGAACCGATCCCGCAAATTCTTGCGGCTCTCCAGAATGTCCTTCAGGAACGCGCGATCGACGTCGCTCGTGATCAGTGGCTCGATCAGGTCGACCTGGTTCATCGCGACGAGCTGCAAGATCTCCGTCCGCGGCTTGCCGGCGGAGTCGCGCGGCAGCGCGTGCACGACCTGGATGTGCTCCGGCGCTCTGGTGCCCTTGGCTGCGCCAAGTTCGCTGCGCAACTGCTTTTCCAGTGCGACATCGTCGGCCTCGACAAAAGCGTACAATCCCACGCCAGCCCGGCGATCGGCGAAGGCCACGATCGCGGTGTCGCGCACGCCAGGATTCTGCCGGATCAGCTCGACGAGGACCGGCGCGTCGTTGACCAGCCGGCGGCCGCCGCCTTCACGATCGGTGAAGTTGAAGAGGCCGCGGGTGATCGCCTGATAGACCTTCTTGCCGGTCTTGAGCCAGAGGCTGGCGACGAAGGATTTGCGCGCCAGGATCTTGCGCTCCATCGGCGTGAGCGCCTGTGGCGCATAGCTGCGCTTGTGCTTGAGCAGATGCCGCAGATCCTCATAGGCCGCGATCCGGAACAGCCGGCTCCTCGTCTTGAAGCAGACGGCCAGCTGGAAGTCGGTCAGGTATGCGCGTCCGTCGCGGCCCACCAGCCAGTTCTGCTCCTTGGCGAGATCGTTGTGGCAGATGCCGGCGCGGTGCAGTCTGCGCAGCGCTGTCTTGGCGGAGCGGAAATAGGCGATGTCGCCATGCGGCTTTGCCAGATGCAGCGCGACGCCGTCGACAAAGCCCCGCACCAGCGCTCTTCGTCCGGCCCACAGCAGTTTCGGCCCGACATTGAGTTCGCGCGCCAGCGCCAGCGCGCGGCGCTCACGGGCGAACAGATGGCGAGCGAGGGGGTAGGACCAAACCGGCACCTGGTCGAGCCGGCGCAGCACCGCGTCGACCTCGCCGGCATCCGCGCGAAAGCGGCCGCGCTCGACGGTCGAGAATACGTCGCGCTTGAGCAGCACGCCTTCGGTCCAGCGCGCCGACAGGGTGGCGGCGTCGTCTCCGGTCAACGCCATGGCCTTACGCCGCCGCCGCTACGCGCAGATGATCCGCGATCCAGCGATCGAGGTCGACAAGCGCGCGGGCGCTGAGCGCCTGCTTTTTGGCGACGCTCTTTTCGTTGCCGCGCAGCCGCGTGCCGTCAGGCTTCTTGGTCGGCACACTGGCAAGCGGCGGGAACAGGCCGAAATTGATGTTCATCGGCTGGAACGAACGCGTTCCGGCCTCGATGGTCTCAATATGACCGCCGGTGATATGGCCGAGCAGCGAGCCCAGCGCGGTGGTCGCCGGCGGCGGTTCGAGCGACTGCGCGCGCGCATTGGCGGCGGCATAGAGACCGGCGATCAGGCCGATGCTGGCGGATTCCACATAACCCTCACAGCCGGTCATCTGGCCGGCAAAGCGCAGCCGCGGCTGCGCGCGCAGCCGCAGCTGGCCGTCCAGAAGCTTTGGCGAGTTGAGGAAGGTGTTGCGATGCAGGCCGCCGAGCCGGGCGAATTCGGCGTTCTCGAGACCCGGGATGGTGCGGAACACGCGCTGCTGCGCGCCGTAGTTCAGCTTGGTCTGGAAGCCGACGATGTTGTAGAGCGTGCCGAGCTTGTTGTCCTGCCGCAGCTGGACGATGGCGTAGGGCTTCACAGTTGGGTTGTGCGGGTTGGTCAGCCCGACCGGCTTCATCGGCCCGTGGCGCAGCGTCTCGTGGCCGCGCTCGGCCATCACCTCGACCGGCAGGCAGCCGTCGAAATAGGGCGTATTGGTTTCCCACTCCTTGAAGTCGACCTTGTCGCCGGCCAAGAGTGCCGCGACGAAGGCGTCATACTGCTCTTTCGTCATCGGGCAGTTGATGTAGTCGGCGCCGGTGCCGCCGGGCCCGACCTTGTCGTAGCGCGACTGAAACCATGCCACCGACATGTCGATGGAGTCCTTGTGCACGATCGGCGCGATCGCATCGAAGAAGGCGAGCGCGTTCTCGTCGGTCAGCGCGCGGATGGCTTCGGCCAGCGGGGCCGAGGTGAGGGGGCCGGTCGCAACGATCACATTGCCCCATTCGGCGGGTGGAAGTCCGGCGATCTCGCTGCGGTCGATCTCGATCAAAGGGTGCTCGTCGAGCGCCTTGGTGACGGCTGCGGAGAATCCATCGCGGTCGACCGCCAGCGCCCCGCCGGCGGGCACCTGGTTGGCATCGGCCGAGCGCATGATCAGCGAGCCCAGCCGGCGCATCTCGGCATGCAGCAGCCCAACGGCGTTGTTGGCGGCATCGTCCGAGCGGAACGAGTTCGAGCACACCAGTTCGGCGAGACCTTCGGTGCGGTGCGCCTCGGTCATCCGCAGCGGGCGCATCTCATGCAGGACGACGCGAACGCCCGCATTGGCGACCTGCCAGGCGGCTTCCGAGCCGGCGAGGCCGCCGCCAATCACATGGACGGTATCAGTTTGGGAGGTGGAGGAAATCATGCGCGCAGGGTTACCGCGTTTTCGCGCCAAGCGCACCTGCAATAGCGTTTTCAAGTGAAGCTGATGCTGACCCCGCGTGGAGGAAACACGTCAAACGAGAGGCAAAAACGACAACGCCCGCAGCGGGGCGGGCGTTATCCGTTCATTCACGGCCGAACAGGATCAGCCGTTATAGGTTCCAGCGGCAACGCGCGGAATGTCGGAACGATCGAGGCCGATATCGGCGAGTTCGCGATCGCTGAGCTGCGACAGTTCGCTGACATTGCGCTGATAATCCCGGAATGCCTGGATCATGCGGATGAGCGAGAGCAACATGGTAGTCTCCTTGCAGTTACGATTCACCCCTTCGAAAGGGCGTCAATCGTTGAAATGAATATAGCTCAGATTTTGCAGTGCAGAAGTTCCTATGTTGCGATGCAGCTAATCCCAAAACGCATGGCGATGGTAAGGTGCGCTTAACGTTTTGACGCAGTCCTTCGATTAGCTGGTAGAATCTCCCTTGAACCGTCCTGAGGCGGAAATAATGCCGTAATATTGCGGGGTTACGCGTAAGCCGCTGATTAATCGTGGAATCCATCGGGACATGCGTCGGGACGGTTCCCCATCGGCAGGAAAGTCATCTGCAGAATAAAGCGCGCTCGTAAGCGCTGCGTTTTGGAACTTTCTTATGCGCGAATCGCATGCGATGAATTGATCATAGATGAATTTACATTCATTATTATGTTGCAGCCGTTCGTGATCTCAAGGAGGGTTCTGAAGCAGCTCGGACCGTTGCCAGCGCGAGGGCGAAGCATGGGCATGCCGGCGGCCCCTGAATCGACCGCGGCGCGAGAGAGTAATGGCGTGACGCACCAATCGCTTTCTCGTGTGTTGAAACACGGCATGTCGATCGCTGAGTTGTCGCTGTGTCGAATGATTTTGCTGCGCGCGACAAATGATGCCGATGGAGCCGCGCATTCTTCCTTACCGGACCGTAATGAAAAAACGTGATTCCGCATAAGGGCGTTGCACGCCACGCTGGTGATCTCGCGCGAAGTTCATTCTCAAAGTTTCTACGCTTCGGCGAACAATTGCCGTTGCAGCGGCAATGGCGCCGCCTGCGCAAAAAACAAAAAAGGGAGTTACCATGCTCAACAAATTACTCGCAGCTACGGTCATAGCTGCCCTGGCCTATGCCGTTTCTCCCGCCGACGCCGCGCGAGTCAAAGCGGCCTGCAGCGGCGATAATCTGAGCAAGACCGAAACAACGGTCGAGAACATGGCGGATGGCGAGGGCAAGATCGCCGCGCAGAAGGAGATCGCGGCGGCCCAGGATGCGATGCTGAGCGGCAAGGCCGGCGCCTGCGCAGCGCATCTGAGCAAGGCGATGCAGGCGAGTGCGGCGAAATAGGTATGGTCACAAGGGGCCGGTCGTTGCGGCCGGCCCTTTGCGTTGCGGCTTAGGGGGCTCGCGAAAGCTGCGTGGCGAAGTAGGCGATCGTCCTGGCGTAGACCTCGCTCTTATTCCACTCCTTGATCGCAGCAAAATTGGCGCTGCCGGGCTCCCAGTCCTTGCCGCGCTGCCAGCCGTGGTTGGCGAGGAAGTTGGCGGTTGAGGCCAGCACGTCCGGTGCGCTGCGCAAGAGATCGCGGCGGCCGTTGCCGTCGAAGTCGACCGCGAACTTGACGTAGGACGAGGGCATGAACTGGGTCTGGCCGATTTCGCCGGCCCAGGCGCCGCGCAGGTCCTGCGGCGCGATATCGCCGCGCTCGACGATGCGCAGCGCATCCATCAGCTCGGCCTTGAACATGTCGGCGCGGCGGCAATCATAGGCCAGCGTCGCCAGCGCGCGCAGTGTCGGGAATTTTCCGATGTTGACGCCGAAATCGGTCTCCAGTCCCCAGATCGCCACCAGCACTTCGCCTGGCACGCCGTAGGCCTGCTCGATGCGGCTCAGCACGGAGCCATATTGCTTGAGCATGTTGGAGCCGCGCGTCATCCTCGGCGGCACCATGCGGCCGGAGAATTCCTCAAAGGTCTGGCTGAACACCTTTTGCGATTGGTCGCGGGCCAGCACGCTCTTGTCGAGCGTGACGCCGGAAAGTCCTGCCTGGATGGCGGAAGCGGATATTCCCTTGGCGGCGGCTTCCTTCTTGAAATCTTCCAGCCACGTTTCAAACGGGCCCGTGCCGCAGGGCGCGGCGAGCGCAGGCGCTGCAGAGATCAACAGCAGCATGCCCACAGTGAGAGTGCGCAAGGATAGGTGGGAAGTCATCGTGCCGTTCGCTCCACAATCGATGCGTGATCAACGTTAGTGTCCACGCCGTGTCGAATGTTCGAAGCAAGATCGGCCAAAACAAGGCTGATGTCGTCGTGCCAGATAGCATTCCGCCGAACATGCTCAATTCATCGTTAGTGAGCAGTGAACAGCGGACGCC includes:
- a CDS encoding lytic murein transglycosylase, with the protein product MTSHLSLRTLTVGMLLLISAAPALAAPCGTGPFETWLEDFKKEAAAKGISASAIQAGLSGVTLDKSVLARDQSQKVFSQTFEEFSGRMVPPRMTRGSNMLKQYGSVLSRIEQAYGVPGEVLVAIWGLETDFGVNIGKFPTLRALATLAYDCRRADMFKAELMDALRIVERGDIAPQDLRGAWAGEIGQTQFMPSSYVKFAVDFDGNGRRDLLRSAPDVLASTANFLANHGWQRGKDWEPGSANFAAIKEWNKSEVYARTIAYFATQLSRAP
- the secD gene encoding protein translocase subunit SecD, yielding MLYFSRWKALAIILTALIVCLFAVPNFFSQERVKTWPVWAQRHIVLGLDLQGGSYLLLEVDANYVKKEKLEQVRDEVRRVLRVDAKVAYTGLAVRNDAVEVRISREADVATALPKLRDLAQPIGGLLGGSGQRDLEVSDAGGGLIRITIPQPAVLDRMRKTIEQSIQIVEKRVNELGTVEPIIQRQGTDRILVQVPGLQDPTHLKELLGKTAKMEFRMVDTSVPPDQAQAGRVPAESEVLMSSTSPKVPYVIKRQVLVSGGDLIDAQPGFDQRTNEPIVSFKFNSSGSRKFAQATSENVGLPFAIVLDNEVISAPVIREPITGGSGQISGNFTVQAANDLAILLRAGALPAPLTVVEERTVGPGLGQDSIEKGELAAYVGSIMVIVFMLVTYRLFGVFANVAVAINVAMIFGLLSLLNATLTLPGIAGIVLTVGIAVDSNVLIYERIREELRHGRNAISAIDAGFRRALATILDSNITTFIAAAVLFYIGTGPVRGFAVTLGIGIITTVFTAFTLTSLIVAGWVRWKRPKTVPI
- a CDS encoding DUF1127 domain-containing protein; translated protein: MLLSLIRMIQAFRDYQRNVSELSQLSDRELADIGLDRSDIPRVAAGTYNG
- a CDS encoding Mth938-like domain-containing protein; the encoded protein is MASSSDAPHLPRSAPIEAYGKGGFAFADMSHRGSLMCLPDGIWAWPVTRPAEIDEYSLGQVFKAANAIDTLIVGTGTEIWVPPRGLREALRAVRVVLDAMQTGPAIRTYNIMLGERRRVAAALIAVP
- the secF gene encoding protein translocase subunit SecF, translated to MTQYVLIGLGVLIAVLTVVAIFDVLPPLRIVPDDTHFDFTRFRRISFPISAALSILAIVLFFTHGLNFGIDFRGGTLLEVQSKSGPADIAAMRAKLSTLGLGEVQLQQFGDATNVLIRVAEQPGGDKAQQEAVTKVRGALGDSVDYRRVEVVGPRVSGELLAFGMLGLMLAIIAILIYLWFRFEWQFALGAMIANVHDIVLTIGFMSISQVDFDLTSIAALLTILGYSLNDTVVIYDRIREMLRRYKKMPMPQLLNESINSTLSRSIITHVTVTLALLALLLFGGHAIHSFTAVMMFGVVLVGTYTSIFIAAPILIYLGVGEHRDAPDTPAKK
- the trmFO gene encoding methylenetetrahydrofolate--tRNA-(uracil(54)-C(5))-methyltransferase (FADH(2)-oxidizing) TrmFO, producing the protein MISSTSQTDTVHVIGGGLAGSEAAWQVANAGVRVVLHEMRPLRMTEAHRTEGLAELVCSNSFRSDDAANNAVGLLHAEMRRLGSLIMRSADANQVPAGGALAVDRDGFSAAVTKALDEHPLIEIDRSEIAGLPPAEWGNVIVATGPLTSAPLAEAIRALTDENALAFFDAIAPIVHKDSIDMSVAWFQSRYDKVGPGGTGADYINCPMTKEQYDAFVAALLAGDKVDFKEWETNTPYFDGCLPVEVMAERGHETLRHGPMKPVGLTNPHNPTVKPYAIVQLRQDNKLGTLYNIVGFQTKLNYGAQQRVFRTIPGLENAEFARLGGLHRNTFLNSPKLLDGQLRLRAQPRLRFAGQMTGCEGYVESASIGLIAGLYAAANARAQSLEPPPATTALGSLLGHITGGHIETIEAGTRSFQPMNINFGLFPPLASVPTKKPDGTRLRGNEKSVAKKQALSARALVDLDRWIADHLRVAAAA
- a CDS encoding ATP-binding protein, whose translation is MSKKAKKTTPRVTPKAASRAPAKTATKRPANTLDGAAAERIATALEAIAGHLSAAAPGTISPEPFGAADAFVWHPDGRLSPVPRVSRVELGLLKGIDRMRDILIENTERFADGLPANNALLWGARGMGKSSLVKATHASINVDREPADRLKLIEIHREDIESLPGLMDLLRSSDFRFIVFCDDLSFDGNDASYKSLKAVLEGGIEGRPDNVILYATSNRRHLLAREMIENERSTAINPGEAVEEKVSLSDRFGLWLGFHRCSQDEYLAMVRGYCGHFGIGISDEELEREALEWSTTRGSRSGRVAWQFTQELAGRLGVRLSGK
- a CDS encoding phytoene/squalene synthase family protein, which gives rise to MTESATSKASAAFCADLVRTHDFTRYASTLFLPAAQRRALLSVYAFNVEISRVREQVSQPLPGEMRLQWWTDMLDGAGHGGVEGNPVAAELLQTIGEFRLPVAPLSRLIEEHQFDLYNDPMPSMAALEGYLTDTSAALFSLGARIAAPPSPAIDHLSRHAGLAQGIAQVVGALPLDAARRQLFLPLQLLQQHGSGVEQVYSGKQTPNIRAAIDQLVAEARNHLRTAFELLAHVPPEVRPVFLPLALVYRDLKRMSRADADPFVPHATSRLRVLWTLWRASRTKEFGG
- a CDS encoding serine/threonine protein kinase, with amino-acid sequence MALTGDDAATLSARWTEGVLLKRDVFSTVERGRFRADAGEVDAVLRRLDQVPVWSYPLARHLFARERRALALARELNVGPKLLWAGRRALVRGFVDGVALHLAKPHGDIAYFRSAKTALRRLHRAGICHNDLAKEQNWLVGRDGRAYLTDFQLAVCFKTRSRLFRIAAYEDLRHLLKHKRSYAPQALTPMERKILARKSFVASLWLKTGKKVYQAITRGLFNFTDREGGGRRLVNDAPVLVELIRQNPGVRDTAIVAFADRRAGVGLYAFVEADDVALEKQLRSELGAAKGTRAPEHIQVVHALPRDSAGKPRTEILQLVAMNQVDLIEPLITSDVDRAFLKDILESRKNLRDRFNFESSELNSR
- the yajC gene encoding preprotein translocase subunit YajC, giving the protein MLITPAYAQAAAGGDANSMLMSLLPFALIFVIMYFLILRPQQKKVKDHQELVKNIRRGDTVVTSGGLVGKVTKVVDDDQIEFEISDGVRVRQMRQMISGVRAKGEPAKEKSEAKDESSAS